In Candidatus Limnocylindrales bacterium, the following are encoded in one genomic region:
- a CDS encoding putative zinc-binding metallopeptidase, whose translation MSGEKKTFSEASGENWSEEREKLLQRKISELGLKLEGTRLEKLVECLYQELEVAGIRFKPKVYLSEEWGCPEGIPVIGIPFYLADEKLSRIADEILEGIEGETDEEILSYLRHEAGHAFNYAYKLYETEEWHELFGPYSRPYREDYQPNPFSRNFVRHLPGWYAQKHPDEDFAETFAVWLTPDSNWREFYKDWGCYKKLLYVDRIVQKLGQTEPLVTADKYDITKEDLNYSIADHYKMFLSETVEVPAYFDGDLKDIFERKVPQNAKDEWQSAHQFLTRYRRQIVGNITYWTGLNETVVRSLINHFIDRCKLLGLWVKLSKSSEVLMEITAYATTLCMNKLYKGDFIIK comes from the coding sequence ATGTCTGGAGAGAAAAAGACTTTTTCTGAAGCTTCTGGAGAAAACTGGTCCGAAGAGCGAGAAAAATTATTACAGAGGAAGATTAGTGAGTTGGGACTAAAACTGGAAGGGACCCGTTTAGAAAAACTTGTGGAGTGTTTATATCAGGAACTGGAAGTAGCAGGCATTCGATTTAAACCAAAAGTTTATCTTTCTGAAGAATGGGGCTGCCCTGAAGGAATTCCAGTCATTGGTATTCCCTTTTACCTGGCCGATGAAAAACTCTCTCGAATTGCAGATGAAATCCTGGAAGGCATTGAGGGGGAGACCGATGAAGAGATTTTAAGTTATTTACGCCATGAAGCCGGACATGCCTTCAATTATGCATATAAATTATACGAGACCGAAGAGTGGCATGAACTTTTCGGTCCTTATTCCCGCCCTTATCGCGAGGATTACCAACCCAATCCCTTCTCCCGTAACTTCGTTCGTCATCTCCCCGGTTGGTATGCACAAAAACATCCCGATGAGGATTTTGCCGAAACCTTTGCCGTTTGGCTTACCCCAGACTCTAATTGGCGAGAATTCTACAAAGACTGGGGATGCTATAAAAAGCTTTTGTATGTGGATAGGATAGTCCAAAAGCTAGGCCAGACCGAACCGTTGGTTACAGCGGATAAATACGATATTACCAAGGAAGATTTAAATTACTCCATTGCCGATCATTACAAAATGTTCCTTTCGGAGACAGTTGAAGTACCGGCCTATTTCGATGGGGACTTGAAAGATATTTTCGAGAGGAAAGTGCCCCAGAACGCTAAAGACGAATGGCAGTCGGCCCATCAATTTTTAACCAGGTATCGCCGCCAAATCGTTGGCAATATCACCTATTGGACAGGGCTCAATGAAACGGTGGTACGGTCTCTCATTAATCACTTTATCGATCGCTGTAAACTTTTGGGACTCTGGGTTAAGCTAAGTAAGAGTTCTGAGGTTTTGATGGAAATAACCGCTTATGCGACTACCCTTTGTATGAATAAGTTGTACAAAGGTGATTTTATTATTAAGTAA